In the genome of Saccopteryx leptura isolate mSacLep1 chromosome 10, mSacLep1_pri_phased_curated, whole genome shotgun sequence, one region contains:
- the LOC136382312 gene encoding C-C chemokine receptor type 1-like, which produces MEISNISKDYDGTTEVNYRNATLCLYETVRSLGAQLLPPLYSLVFVIGLVGNILMVLVLLQHKRLKNMTNIYVLNLAISDLLFLFTLPFRIHHYRKDSWVFGNVMCKLLSGLYYVGLYSELFFIILLTIDRYLAIVHAVFAVRIRTVTFGIITSVVSWVLASLTSIPDFFFTHTLSIKGHYICASFIPRTYYSHWREFLALKLNILGLLLPLVIMIVCYTGIIKILLRRPNERKSKAVRLIFVIMIIFFLFWTPFNLTMSIYAFDDVLSVNYCNQKDQLALAIQVTAVISYMHCCVNPIIYVFVGEKFREYLHELFYSLLSLSPGKWLPFFHSKNQDRAISMSPSAGEQELSEGF; this is translated from the coding sequence ATGGAAATTTCAAACATTTCAAAGGACTATGATGGGACCACAGAAGTCAACTACAGGAATGCAACCCTGTGCCTATATGAAACTGTAAGGTCTTTAGGAGCTCAGCTGCTGCCCCCTTTGTACTCCCTGGTATTTGTCATTGGCCTAGTCGGCAACATCCTAATGGTCCTGGTCCTCTTGCAACACAAGAGGCTCAAGAACATGACCAACATCTACGTCCTCAACCTGGCCATTTCTgacctgctcttcctcttcacaCTGCCCTTCCGGATTCACCACTATCGGAAAGATAGCTGGGTGTTCGGCAATGTCATGTGCAAGTTGCTGTCGGGGCTTTATTACGTAGGTCTGTACAGCGAGCTCTTCTTCATCATCCTGCTGACCATCGACAGGTACCTGGCCATCGTCCATGCTGTGTTTGCCGTTCGGATCAGGACCGTGACATTTGGTATCATCACCAGCGTAGTCAGCTGGGTTCTGGCCAGCCTGACTTCAATTCCAGACTTTTTCTTTACACATACCCTGAGCATTAAAGGTCATTACATCTGTGCCTCATTTATCCCTCGTACATACTACAGTCATTGGAGAGAGTTTCTGGCTCTGAAACTGAACATCCTGGGGCTGCTCTTGCCTCTGGTGATCATGATCGTCTGCTACACGGGGATCATAAAGATTCTGCTCAGACGGCCCAATGAGAGGAAGTCCAAAGCCGTCCGTCTGATTTTTGTCATCATgatcatattttttctcttttggacgCCCTTCAATCTGACTATGTCTATTTATGCTTTTGACGACGTCCTTTCAGTCAATTACTGTAACCAGAAAGACCAACTAGCCCTGGCCATTCAAGTGACAGCCGTCATCTCCTACATGCACTGCTGTGTCAACcccattatttatgtttttgttggcGAGAAGTTCCGCGAGTACCTGCATGAGTTGTTCTACAGTCTCCTGTCCCTGAGCCCAGGAAAATGGCTCCCCTTCTTTCACAGCAAGAACCAGGACAGGGCCATCTCCATGTCTCCATCTGCAGGGGAGCAGGAACTCTCTGAAGGGTTCTGA